From a region of the Deltaproteobacteria bacterium genome:
- a CDS encoding DEAD/DEAH box helicase family protein has protein sequence MQKTVNIIVSERIKIPSAMLPPMISRKLMERLVFTNPEYEFRQSRGEWLGNVPPQIKCLYEHRRHYFLPRGFLHQLLELCDRFNVKYRLVDRQRTLEPVKFEFHGILKDYQQKAFKAMLARDHGTLVGDAKSGKTVIALYTISYRSQPTMILVPNVTLLDHWKEKLVRFLNVPPEEVGIIGGGRFDVGPRVTVAHVSALYRRVREVRQQVGFLVVDECHRTPSRTFTQVVSNFDCRYLMGLAGTVHRRDRLSRLIYFYLGDILHQIDSRKATESRAIFHVDVVVRETGFSYPYEQKEDYSSMMDALATDPERNRLIAEDVENELRREGEDLLLVLTEEEKQGEVLAKILAERGIPSLSFDAFCAQDGKDQLAEALAAQNTRVVLATRHLLQETAPEGRFAALFLTTPLSFQGKITERLQQVLSRRNGQPLPRVYDYVDNKIGILDNFFRMRSYAYGLRLPRPGASSDELTGARKNGEG, from the coding sequence AATATTATAGTCTCTGAGCGCATAAAAATACCCAGCGCTATGCTGCCGCCCATGATATCACGCAAGTTGATGGAGCGGCTGGTGTTTACCAACCCGGAATATGAATTTCGTCAGAGCCGGGGGGAGTGGTTGGGCAACGTGCCGCCTCAGATCAAGTGCCTCTATGAACACAGGAGGCACTACTTTCTGCCGCGTGGATTCTTGCATCAGTTGCTAGAGCTCTGCGATCGCTTCAATGTGAAATATCGACTGGTGGACAGACAGCGCACTCTCGAGCCAGTAAAGTTTGAATTTCATGGGATTTTAAAGGATTATCAGCAAAAAGCGTTCAAAGCTATGCTCGCGAGGGATCACGGCACTCTAGTAGGCGACGCCAAGAGCGGCAAGACGGTTATTGCTCTTTACACAATAAGTTATCGCTCGCAGCCCACAATGATCCTGGTGCCGAACGTCACTTTGCTGGACCATTGGAAAGAAAAACTCGTTCGTTTTCTCAATGTACCGCCCGAAGAAGTGGGGATAATCGGCGGGGGAAGATTCGACGTAGGCCCGCGCGTCACCGTGGCTCATGTGAGTGCACTCTACAGACGAGTGCGGGAAGTACGCCAGCAGGTAGGCTTTCTGGTGGTGGACGAGTGCCATCGTACGCCTTCCCGCACCTTTACTCAGGTTGTGAGTAATTTCGACTGCAGGTATCTCATGGGACTTGCAGGCACGGTTCACAGAAGGGACCGTCTGTCCAGACTGATCTATTTTTACCTGGGTGACATTCTCCATCAGATTGACAGCCGTAAGGCTACAGAGAGCCGGGCAATTTTTCATGTGGATGTGGTCGTGCGCGAAACAGGCTTCAGCTATCCGTACGAGCAAAAAGAGGATTATTCATCCATGATGGACGCCCTGGCCACTGATCCCGAAAGAAACAGGCTCATTGCTGAGGATGTGGAAAATGAGTTGCGCAGGGAGGGGGAGGATCTTCTCCTGGTGCTTACCGAGGAAGAAAAACAGGGCGAAGTTCTCGCGAAGATCCTTGCAGAGCGAGGTATCCCCAGTCTTTCATTTGATGCATTTTGTGCTCAGGATGGTAAAGATCAATTAGCAGAGGCCCTGGCTGCACAAAACACCAGAGTTGTGTTGGCCACCCGTCACCTCTTGCAGGAAACTGCTCCCGAGGGGCGTTTTGCAGCGCTGTTCCTGACCACTCCCCTCAGTTTTCAGGGAAAGATCACCGAGCGCTTGCAGCAAGTTCTCAGTCGCCGAAATGGTCAACCTTTACCCCGGGTCTATGACTATGTGGACAACAAGATCGGCATCCTGGATAATTTTTTCCGGATGAGAAGCTATGCTTATGGGTTGCGGCTGCCAAGACCTGGTGCCTCTTCAGATGAGTTGACCGGTGCCAGGAAAAACGGTGAGGGCTGA